One Brachybacterium kimchii genomic window carries:
- a CDS encoding carbohydrate ABC transporter permease — protein MSSSAAVPATTAGRSAVLSPPAPTTPDAGETGSDAGQAASRPPLRRRPMSPVRRRRTIREGLLFCLLILPNLAAILVFSYWPAIYNIVLSFMDWDLVAPMPEWVGLENYIDLFTDPEFWSVMLNTLVFTTVTVVGSLVGGVLLGTLLATKVPFTGMVRTFAFAPHMLPGAAVGMLWLFMFDPSFGLSRFLFNLVGMDSPQWTTTSDWSLAAVTVAYLWQRLGFVTVIYYTAILDLPKDILEAASLDGAHGVKMLRHMVLPLLSPITFFLSVTGVIAAAQAFDLISILTNGGPGISSSTLSWMIYEEAFQKFDIGKASSAATVLLVLLLVLTFMQVRFGEKKVNYAS, from the coding sequence ATGTCCTCCTCCGCCGCTGTCCCCGCCACGACGGCCGGTCGGTCCGCCGTCCTCTCACCCCCCGCTCCCACGACCCCGGACGCCGGGGAGACGGGGTCCGACGCCGGGCAGGCCGCGTCCCGGCCGCCGCTGCGCCGTCGGCCCATGAGCCCCGTGCGCCGCCGACGCACGATCCGCGAGGGCCTGCTGTTCTGCCTGCTGATCCTGCCGAACCTCGCAGCGATCCTCGTCTTCTCCTACTGGCCCGCGATCTACAACATCGTCCTGAGCTTCATGGACTGGGACCTGGTCGCGCCCATGCCCGAATGGGTGGGGCTCGAGAACTACATCGACCTGTTCACCGACCCGGAGTTCTGGTCGGTCATGCTGAACACGCTCGTGTTCACCACGGTCACCGTGGTCGGATCGCTCGTGGGCGGAGTCCTGCTGGGCACGCTGCTGGCCACGAAGGTGCCGTTCACCGGGATGGTGCGCACCTTCGCGTTCGCCCCGCACATGCTCCCGGGGGCGGCCGTGGGCATGCTCTGGCTGTTCATGTTCGACCCGAGCTTCGGCCTCTCGCGCTTCCTGTTCAACCTGGTCGGGATGGACTCCCCGCAGTGGACCACCACCTCGGACTGGTCTCTGGCCGCGGTCACCGTCGCCTACCTCTGGCAGCGCCTCGGCTTCGTCACCGTCATCTACTACACGGCGATCCTCGACCTCCCCAAGGACATCCTCGAGGCGGCCTCCCTGGACGGCGCCCACGGCGTCAAGATGCTGCGCCACATGGTGCTCCCGCTGCTCAGCCCCATCACCTTCTTCCTGTCGGTGACCGGGGTGATCGCGGCGGCGCAGGCCTTCGACCTGATCTCGATCCTCACGAACGGCGGGCCCGGGATCTCCTCCTCCACCCTCAGCTGGATGATCTACGAGGAGGCGTTCCAGAAGTTCGACATCGGCAAGGCCTCCTCCGCCGCGACGGTGCTGCTGGTCCTGCTGCTGGTGCTCACATTCATGCAGGTCCGCTTCGGCGAGAAGAAGGTGAACTACGCGTCATGA
- a CDS encoding ABC transporter ATP-binding protein, translating to MNAGLTGTTSTTSAAELDTLPPAHAASAAAPSRLAARGASIGYGERTVIETLDVQIPDDSFTVIIGPNACGKSTLLRSMSRLLKPSSGHIVLDGKDIRSMSPRAVATRLGLLPQTSIAPDGIRVADLVARGRFPHRGTFSRNTPEDRAAVAAALAATSTRDLATRLVDELSGGQRQRAWIAMVLAQETDLLLLDEPTTYLDIAHQIGVLELCARLNAQGRTVVAVLHDLNHACRFATHIIAMRDGRIVAEGPPQEVITPRLVEEVFDLPSVVIEDPTTGRPLVVPRPSSS from the coding sequence ATGAACGCCGGACTGACAGGCACGACGAGCACGACGAGCGCGGCGGAGCTCGACACCCTCCCGCCGGCGCACGCCGCATCCGCGGCCGCGCCCTCGCGGCTCGCCGCGCGCGGGGCGAGCATCGGCTACGGCGAGCGCACGGTCATCGAAACCCTCGACGTGCAGATCCCCGATGACTCCTTCACGGTGATCATCGGCCCGAACGCCTGCGGGAAGTCCACGCTCCTGCGGTCCATGTCGCGCCTGCTCAAGCCCAGCTCCGGGCACATCGTCCTGGACGGGAAGGACATCCGCTCGATGTCGCCCCGCGCGGTCGCCACGCGGCTCGGCCTGCTCCCGCAGACCTCGATCGCGCCCGACGGCATCCGCGTCGCCGACCTCGTGGCACGCGGCAGGTTCCCCCATCGCGGCACCTTCTCCCGCAACACGCCGGAGGACCGCGCGGCCGTGGCCGCCGCCCTCGCGGCGACGAGCACGCGGGACCTTGCGACGCGCCTCGTGGACGAGCTCTCCGGCGGGCAGCGCCAGCGGGCCTGGATCGCCATGGTCCTCGCGCAGGAGACCGACCTCCTGCTGCTCGACGAGCCGACCACGTACCTCGACATCGCGCACCAGATCGGCGTGCTCGAGCTCTGCGCCCGGCTCAACGCGCAGGGGCGCACCGTCGTCGCGGTGCTCCACGACCTCAACCACGCGTGCCGCTTCGCCACCCACATCATCGCCATGCGCGACGGTCGGATCGTCGCCGAGGGGCCCCCGCAGGAGGTCATCACCCCGCGTCTCGTCGAGGAGGTGTTCGACCTGCCGTCCGTGGTCATCGAGGATCCCACCACGGGCCGGCCGCTCGTCGTGCCGCGCCCCTCGTCCTCGTGA
- a CDS encoding LacI family DNA-binding transcriptional regulator, whose amino-acid sequence MDDVARRAGVSRSTVSRVFQPGSSVSDDAKIRVHEAARDLGYVPNLVAGGLAGGLTQRTVLGLVVRDATNPAYGLLIGSLQAAAQERGRHLISVSAFPHEYGPEEVVGLRRLVGMRVAGAFVATGVTPPEDIVAANAAVPVMVVGRPNDDPRLESISYDEAAHGRMMADRILALGHRRVGLLVAPVLYSRVFELRMRSVRERLRERGAMVREIDLLPVRTGVAGALDVAAGEDLTCIVAPVDYAALELWRAARTRGVRIGEDVHLVGFDGISDGLDLLGLTTIRLPIELVAREAVERMVELTDASERGGQDGLDGAVASARHVLRVGRLMEGSSLGPVG is encoded by the coding sequence ATGGACGACGTGGCCCGGCGCGCGGGCGTCTCGCGCTCGACGGTCTCGCGGGTCTTCCAGCCCGGCTCGAGCGTCTCCGACGACGCGAAGATCCGTGTGCACGAGGCCGCGCGGGACCTCGGCTACGTGCCGAACCTGGTCGCGGGCGGGCTCGCCGGCGGGCTCACCCAGCGCACCGTGCTGGGGCTCGTCGTCCGCGACGCCACGAACCCCGCCTACGGACTGCTCATCGGCTCCCTGCAGGCCGCGGCGCAGGAGCGCGGGCGCCACCTCATCAGCGTCTCCGCCTTCCCCCACGAGTACGGCCCCGAGGAGGTCGTGGGGCTACGCCGGCTCGTGGGCATGCGCGTGGCCGGGGCGTTCGTCGCCACCGGCGTCACCCCTCCAGAGGACATCGTCGCCGCGAACGCCGCCGTCCCGGTGATGGTCGTGGGCCGTCCCAACGACGACCCGCGCCTGGAATCCATCAGCTACGACGAGGCCGCCCACGGCCGGATGATGGCCGACCGCATCCTCGCCCTCGGCCACCGCCGGGTGGGACTGCTCGTCGCGCCCGTGCTCTACTCCCGCGTGTTCGAGCTGCGCATGCGCAGCGTGCGGGAGCGGCTGCGCGAGCGCGGCGCGATGGTGCGCGAGATCGACCTGCTGCCCGTGCGGACCGGCGTCGCCGGGGCTCTCGACGTCGCGGCCGGTGAGGACCTGACCTGCATCGTCGCCCCCGTCGACTACGCCGCCCTCGAGCTCTGGCGGGCGGCCCGCACGCGAGGCGTGCGGATCGGGGAGGACGTCCACCTGGTCGGCTTCGACGGCATCAGCGACGGGCTCGACCTGCTGGGCCTCACGACGATCCGCCTGCCCATCGAGCTCGTGGCGCGGGAGGCCGTGGAGCGGATGGTCGAGCTGACCGACGCGAGCGAGCGGGGCGGCCAGGACGGACTCGACGGGGCCGTCGCCTCGGCCCGGCACGTGCTGCGCGTCGGGCGGCTCATGGAAGGGAGCTCCCTCGGGCCCGTGGGGTGA
- a CDS encoding ABC transporter ATP-binding protein translates to MTTAPDAPVLSFEDVTFQRSGKLILPGVTFAIGRGEHWVMLGANGAGKSTILGLAGGNAHPTSGTVGILGDQVGRVELRALRERIGHVDPRHLVRSPLTIEEVVLTGFTGTAERMMRWVPEPAQVDRARELMDMLGLGAKRESTWPTLSQGERGRALIARALVTDPELLLLDEPTTGLDVAAREQLMETLEVLPITHPGLTSLLVTHHLEEIPTTVTHALLLRDGVPSAHGPIRDVLTTEAVSAAFDHPIAVRHEDGRWSARSIRR, encoded by the coding sequence ATGACCACCGCACCCGATGCCCCCGTCCTCTCCTTCGAGGACGTCACCTTCCAGCGCTCCGGGAAGCTCATCCTGCCGGGCGTGACCTTCGCGATCGGCCGGGGCGAGCACTGGGTGATGCTGGGTGCGAACGGCGCCGGCAAGAGCACGATCCTCGGTCTCGCCGGTGGGAACGCCCACCCCACGAGCGGCACCGTCGGCATCCTCGGCGACCAGGTGGGCCGCGTCGAACTGCGGGCGCTGCGCGAGCGCATCGGGCACGTCGACCCGCGCCACCTGGTGCGCTCGCCGCTCACGATCGAGGAGGTCGTGCTCACGGGCTTCACCGGCACCGCCGAGAGGATGATGCGCTGGGTCCCGGAGCCGGCGCAGGTCGACCGGGCCCGCGAGCTCATGGACATGCTGGGACTGGGGGCCAAGCGCGAGTCGACCTGGCCCACGCTCTCCCAGGGCGAGCGCGGCCGCGCCCTCATCGCCAGGGCCCTCGTCACCGACCCCGAGCTGCTGCTCCTGGACGAGCCGACGACGGGCCTGGACGTCGCCGCCCGCGAACAGCTCATGGAGACCCTCGAGGTGCTCCCCATCACCCACCCGGGACTCACATCACTGCTGGTCACCCATCATCTCGAGGAGATCCCGACGACCGTCACCCATGCGCTGCTGCTGCGCGACGGCGTCCCCAGCGCGCACGGCCCGATCCGGGACGTGCTCACCACCGAGGCCGTCTCCGCGGCCTTCGACCATCCGATCGCGGTGCGCCACGAGGACGGCCGCTGGAGCGCACGCTCGATCCGCAGGTGA
- a CDS encoding type I restriction endonuclease has translation MSFEEAIADLASKIRTQSSSIQTEEATKNAFIMPFISRVLGYDVFNPLEVVPEFTADHGTKKGEKVDYAIMKEGEVQILIECKRIGDALDIKHASQLFRYFSVTNARIGVLTNGQVFNFYTDLDASNIMDERPFLVLDMLEIDETTLPELKKLTKETFNLDSVISSAEELKYVGALKRQVAEEFRDPSPEWVKMLMGRVSDRRGTVDNIRQFTELTEKATRQFLKEQVNARLKTALGDTEPAVPDAAETEASGTSGEAPEVEAPVKGDVVTTEEELAGYQVVKAIACSEVKPQRVTQRDSKSYFAVLLDDNNRRTIARLWFNGKSTKHIGLFDENKVETRHRIEGVDDIYAHAETIRETVRRFTA, from the coding sequence GTGAGCTTTGAGGAAGCGATCGCTGATCTGGCGTCGAAGATCCGTACCCAGTCGTCGTCCATACAGACCGAGGAGGCGACGAAGAACGCGTTCATCATGCCGTTCATATCCCGCGTGCTGGGCTACGACGTCTTCAACCCCCTGGAGGTGGTCCCGGAGTTCACCGCCGACCACGGCACCAAGAAGGGGGAGAAGGTCGACTACGCCATCATGAAGGAGGGCGAGGTCCAGATCCTCATCGAGTGCAAGCGGATCGGGGACGCGCTCGACATCAAGCACGCCTCGCAGCTCTTCCGATATTTTTCGGTGACGAACGCGCGCATCGGTGTGCTCACCAACGGCCAGGTCTTCAACTTCTACACGGACCTCGACGCCTCGAACATCATGGACGAGCGGCCGTTCCTGGTCCTCGACATGCTCGAGATCGATGAGACGACGCTCCCGGAGCTGAAGAAGCTCACGAAGGAGACCTTCAACCTCGACTCGGTGATCAGCTCCGCGGAGGAGCTGAAGTACGTCGGTGCGCTGAAGCGCCAGGTGGCCGAGGAGTTCCGCGACCCCTCGCCCGAGTGGGTCAAGATGCTCATGGGGAGGGTCTCCGATCGGCGCGGGACCGTGGACAACATCCGTCAGTTCACCGAGCTCACCGAGAAGGCGACACGGCAGTTCCTCAAGGAGCAGGTGAATGCGCGCCTCAAGACCGCGCTCGGGGACACCGAGCCCGCAGTCCCGGATGCCGCGGAGACCGAGGCTTCGGGGACGAGCGGGGAGGCTCCCGAGGTCGAAGCGCCCGTCAAGGGCGACGTGGTGACCACCGAGGAGGAGCTCGCGGGATATCAGGTCGTGAAGGCGATCGCCTGCAGCGAGGTGAAGCCGCAGCGGGTGACGCAGCGCGACTCGAAGTCCTACTTCGCCGTCCTCCTCGACGACAACAACCGCCGCACCATCGCCAGGCTCTGGTTCAACGGGAAGAGCACGAAGCACATCGGGCTGTTCGACGAGAACAAGGTCGAGACCCGTCATCGCATCGAGGGCGTCGACGACATCTACGCCCACGCGGAGACGATCCGGGAGACGGTGCGCCGCTTCACGGCGTGA
- a CDS encoding carbohydrate ABC transporter permease, whose protein sequence is MTTTARTPGPLSRLLPGRSRQEDRTAGAVRRPLWQTIVLTILVIASLLVFLVPIYWLFSGAVKSNSDIYSWPLKWFPTSLHLDNFSSAWNAAPFDRFLVNSVITTSVGTALEMFNAILCAYAFAFVHFRIKRFLFLFLIGSMMLPGHVTLIVNYITVGNLGWLNTYQGLILPGIGSAFAMFLLYQQMRTIDPEIMQAAEVDGAGHLRRMVLIVVPMSWPMILTATLIVLVGKWNEYVWPLIVTSTASMRTLPIGLLFLRSQEGYTNWGALLAGTVIAAAPMLLLFFLAQRRIIGGMAAGALK, encoded by the coding sequence ATGACCACCACCGCGCGCACCCCGGGCCCGCTCTCCCGTCTGCTCCCCGGCCGCAGCCGCCAGGAGGACCGCACCGCCGGCGCCGTCCGTCGGCCGCTCTGGCAGACGATCGTGCTGACCATCCTCGTCATCGCCTCGCTGCTGGTGTTCCTGGTCCCGATCTACTGGCTGTTCAGCGGGGCCGTGAAGTCGAACTCCGACATCTACTCCTGGCCGCTGAAGTGGTTCCCCACCTCACTGCACCTGGACAACTTCTCCTCCGCCTGGAACGCCGCTCCCTTCGACCGGTTCCTCGTGAACTCGGTGATCACGACGTCGGTGGGCACGGCGCTGGAGATGTTCAACGCGATCCTGTGCGCCTACGCCTTCGCGTTCGTGCACTTCCGGATCAAGCGCTTCCTCTTCCTGTTCCTCATCGGCTCGATGATGCTGCCCGGCCACGTCACCCTGATCGTCAACTACATCACCGTCGGGAACCTGGGCTGGCTGAACACCTACCAGGGCCTGATCCTGCCGGGCATCGGATCGGCGTTCGCGATGTTCCTGCTCTACCAGCAGATGCGCACGATCGACCCCGAGATCATGCAGGCCGCCGAGGTCGACGGCGCCGGGCACCTGCGCCGGATGGTGCTCATCGTCGTCCCCATGAGCTGGCCGATGATCCTCACCGCGACCCTGATCGTGCTGGTCGGGAAGTGGAACGAGTACGTGTGGCCGCTGATCGTCACCTCGACCGCCTCGATGCGCACCCTGCCCATCGGCCTGCTGTTCCTGCGCAGCCAGGAGGGCTACACGAACTGGGGCGCGCTGCTCGCGGGCACCGTCATCGCGGCCGCCCCGATGCTGCTCCTGTTCTTCCTGGCCCAGCGCCGCATCATCGGCGGCATGGCCGCCGGGGCGCTCAAGTGA
- a CDS encoding glycerophosphodiester phosphodiesterase — MPPLIVGHRGAKDVLPENTLISFHRAIADGADVLECDVHLSADGRLVVMHDARIDRTVSEDSPRRSGAIAELTAAELADVRVGGGREGIGHEAAPVGLAGAGGSAGSDGTAGSAGKGGDSIVEGQKVPYLEEVLDLAADAEVPLLLEVKAPAAAEPVARLLLARAAAGSGAGAAGPSSLADGTPSSVADGTPSADEGPGGAPASHALVEASGRDRVVVISFLREVLETMREIAPRQVIGLITKTPTEDDWEYATRIGARTFGLTLTNLREHDVIRAQEAGMALNAWTLNDPDAVVFAAEIGVDTLTTDDPAWARAVLDATALEQSALAR; from the coding sequence ATGCCTCCGCTGATCGTCGGGCACCGCGGCGCGAAGGACGTCCTGCCCGAGAACACCCTGATCTCCTTCCACCGCGCGATCGCCGACGGCGCCGATGTGCTCGAGTGCGACGTGCACCTGAGCGCCGACGGGCGCCTCGTGGTCATGCACGACGCCCGCATCGACCGGACCGTCTCGGAGGACTCGCCCCGCCGCTCGGGTGCGATCGCGGAGCTCACCGCCGCCGAGCTGGCCGATGTGCGCGTGGGCGGCGGCCGCGAGGGCATCGGGCACGAGGCGGCGCCCGTCGGGCTCGCCGGGGCGGGCGGTTCCGCCGGGTCCGACGGGACCGCCGGGTCCGCCGGGAAGGGCGGCGACTCGATCGTCGAGGGTCAGAAGGTGCCGTATCTCGAGGAGGTGCTCGACCTCGCGGCGGACGCGGAGGTCCCGCTCCTACTCGAGGTGAAGGCACCCGCGGCGGCGGAGCCCGTCGCGCGTCTGCTGCTCGCCCGCGCCGCGGCCGGGAGCGGGGCGGGCGCCGCGGGCCCGTCGTCGCTCGCGGACGGAACCCCGTCGTCGGTCGCGGACGGGACTCCGTCGGCCGACGAGGGGCCCGGCGGCGCCCCGGCGTCGCATGCGCTGGTCGAGGCATCGGGCAGGGACCGGGTCGTGGTGATCTCGTTCCTGCGCGAGGTGCTCGAGACAATGCGCGAGATCGCGCCGCGACAGGTGATCGGCCTGATCACGAAGACGCCCACGGAGGACGACTGGGAGTACGCGACCCGGATCGGCGCGCGCACCTTCGGCCTCACCCTCACCAACCTGCGCGAGCACGACGTGATCCGCGCGCAGGAGGCGGGGATGGCCCTGAACGCGTGGACCCTCAACGACCCGGACGCGGTCGTCTTCGCGGCCGAGATCGGCGTCGACACCCTCACCACGGACGATCCCGCCTGGGCGCGCGCCGTCCTGGACGCGACCGCCCTCGAGCAGTCGGCGCTCGCGCGCTGA
- a CDS encoding ABC transporter substrate-binding protein: MSRSLLTPSRRLATPSRRSLLAGLGLGAVGLGAAACGAPGGSDDASEPVRDGFSQADLEIPSKYKGRTAILFWAPFTGNLYAEVQKLFTKFNESQDDIVAISESQGSYADLNQKFTASLQAKAVPDIVCFPEMQWLQFYFSSALAPLDDYFDDDWNLDVYLPNYVGEGKAAGSTYVVPFARSNPLYYYNKTVYKKLGLPEEGPKTWDELAEFAPEITKLQVDGKPMSAMTFSSADEWFGQADIWAFGGQNSKDFDVTINQDPGVEWLEWQRKFIHEDKFAYMAKSSGTDFTTGISAGTRGSTASLRGFTDEADFEVGAAFMLGQVNSPTKVPTGGSGLSIVRSDSKERQDACAELFRFLAEPENSAQWHKGTGYVPIVKTAKDTKIVKDLVKEDPNFKVALDQLENAHTADRTNWFQGAVTDIAAAMAQVYGDNKEAKPVLDALAPKLQEVLDDNREDIEKVLG, from the coding sequence ATGTCCCGTTCGCTCCTCACCCCGTCCCGTCGCCTGGCCACTCCCAGCAGGCGCTCCCTCCTGGCGGGCCTCGGCCTGGGGGCCGTGGGCCTCGGCGCCGCCGCCTGCGGCGCCCCCGGCGGCTCCGACGACGCCTCGGAGCCCGTGCGCGACGGCTTCTCGCAGGCCGACCTCGAGATCCCCTCGAAGTACAAGGGCCGCACCGCGATCCTGTTCTGGGCGCCCTTCACCGGGAACCTCTACGCCGAGGTCCAGAAGCTGTTCACGAAGTTCAACGAGTCCCAGGACGACATCGTCGCGATCAGCGAGTCCCAGGGCTCCTACGCGGACCTGAACCAGAAGTTCACGGCGTCCCTGCAGGCCAAGGCCGTGCCGGACATCGTCTGCTTCCCCGAGATGCAGTGGCTGCAGTTCTACTTCTCGAGCGCCCTCGCCCCTCTGGACGACTACTTCGACGACGACTGGAACCTCGACGTCTACCTGCCCAACTACGTGGGCGAGGGCAAGGCCGCCGGCAGCACCTACGTGGTGCCCTTCGCCCGCTCGAACCCGCTCTACTACTACAACAAGACGGTGTACAAGAAGCTCGGACTGCCCGAGGAGGGCCCCAAGACCTGGGACGAGCTCGCCGAGTTCGCCCCTGAGATCACGAAGCTCCAGGTCGACGGCAAGCCGATGTCCGCGATGACGTTCAGCTCGGCCGATGAGTGGTTCGGCCAGGCCGACATCTGGGCGTTCGGCGGCCAGAACTCCAAGGACTTCGACGTCACGATCAACCAGGACCCGGGCGTCGAGTGGCTCGAGTGGCAGCGCAAGTTCATCCACGAGGACAAGTTCGCGTACATGGCGAAGTCCTCCGGCACGGACTTCACGACCGGGATCTCCGCCGGCACCCGAGGCTCGACCGCCTCCCTGCGCGGCTTCACCGACGAGGCGGACTTCGAGGTGGGCGCCGCGTTCATGCTGGGCCAGGTCAACTCCCCCACGAAGGTGCCCACCGGCGGCAGCGGGCTCTCGATCGTCCGCTCGGACTCGAAGGAACGCCAGGACGCCTGCGCGGAGCTGTTCCGCTTCCTCGCCGAGCCGGAGAACTCCGCGCAGTGGCACAAGGGCACCGGCTACGTGCCGATCGTGAAGACGGCCAAGGACACGAAGATCGTCAAGGACCTCGTGAAGGAGGACCCGAACTTCAAGGTCGCCCTCGACCAGCTGGAGAACGCCCACACGGCCGACCGCACGAACTGGTTCCAGGGCGCGGTCACCGACATCGCCGCCGCGATGGCCCAGGTCTACGGCGACAACAAGGAGGCGAAGCCGGTGCTCGACGCCCTCGCCCCGAAGCTCCAGGAGGTCCTGGACGACAACCGCGAGGACATCGAGAAGGTGCTCGGCTGA
- a CDS encoding VOC family protein: MRRMLPFLTLQPARGQHAAEAIALYTSLFDEGRVVSREPWPEGAPGLETLEDPTEAVQLAEIEIIAGQRLRLSDTLIRHGWDMTPGVSLWIDCADAAEQERVFGALLLGGMALMPLDDYGFGPFGWVQDRFGVTWQLGVAADDPQDPAL, encoded by the coding sequence ATGCGCCGCATGCTCCCGTTCCTCACGCTCCAGCCCGCGCGCGGCCAGCACGCCGCCGAGGCGATCGCCCTGTACACGAGCCTGTTCGACGAGGGCCGCGTGGTCAGCCGCGAGCCGTGGCCGGAGGGAGCGCCCGGCCTCGAGACCCTGGAGGATCCGACGGAGGCCGTCCAGCTCGCCGAGATCGAGATCATCGCGGGTCAGCGCCTGCGCCTGAGCGACACCCTCATCAGGCACGGCTGGGACATGACCCCGGGCGTCTCGCTGTGGATCGACTGCGCCGACGCCGCCGAGCAGGAGCGCGTGTTCGGCGCGCTCCTGCTCGGCGGCATGGCCCTGATGCCGCTGGACGACTACGGATTCGGCCCCTTCGGCTGGGTCCAGGACCGCTTCGGCGTCACCTGGCAGCTCGGGGTCGCGGCCGACGACCCGCAGGACCCCGCTCTCTGA
- a CDS encoding AI-2E family transporter, with amino-acid sequence MNERRALLPRGLMILVGLAAIWLVLEGMQEVAGLVVPVFLALNLLIAVQPLARGIERVGAPRILGSIAAMLTVLLALAVFFLAIGWSISQLVGQLPRYGTEFNALLQSSLDRLAGWGVGQDQIDQWLSDFNFSSLFGLLNQALSSLGALGGLLAAAVATIIFFGLDAVGLPERLDVVRRTHPRAHHALLDFAHSVRTYWLVTTAFGAVVAVIDGLALWALGVPLPGVWAVLLFLCNYIPNIGFIFAMIPPTLMALLAQGPWTAVAVVALCVAVAMILQGLVQPRVTGHAVGLSASVSFLSVLFWSWVLGAAGALLSVPMTLLVKELFVDSDPQARWLNAFLADSPRAAEESPADRLAASGADGAEQGATTGGAERDETTDGAGRDERTDAD; translated from the coding sequence ATGAACGAGCGCCGCGCCCTCCTGCCCCGGGGTCTGATGATCCTCGTCGGCCTCGCGGCGATCTGGCTCGTGCTCGAGGGGATGCAGGAGGTCGCGGGCCTGGTCGTGCCCGTGTTCCTCGCCCTGAACCTGCTGATCGCGGTCCAGCCCCTCGCCCGCGGGATCGAGCGCGTGGGCGCGCCCCGGATCCTCGGCTCGATCGCCGCGATGCTCACCGTGCTCCTCGCGCTCGCCGTCTTCTTCCTCGCGATCGGCTGGTCGATCTCCCAGCTGGTGGGGCAGCTGCCCCGATACGGCACCGAGTTCAACGCGCTGCTGCAGAGCAGCCTGGACCGCCTCGCCGGCTGGGGGGTCGGCCAGGACCAGATCGACCAGTGGCTCTCCGACTTCAACTTCTCGAGCCTCTTCGGGCTGCTGAACCAGGCGCTCAGCTCGCTGGGCGCGCTCGGCGGACTGCTCGCCGCGGCCGTCGCCACCATCATCTTCTTCGGGCTGGACGCGGTGGGCCTGCCCGAACGCCTCGACGTGGTGCGCCGGACCCACCCCCGCGCCCACCACGCACTGCTCGACTTCGCGCACTCCGTGCGGACCTACTGGCTGGTCACCACCGCTTTCGGCGCCGTCGTCGCGGTGATTGACGGGCTCGCCCTGTGGGCGCTCGGCGTGCCGCTGCCCGGGGTCTGGGCCGTGCTGCTGTTCCTGTGCAACTACATCCCGAACATCGGCTTCATCTTCGCGATGATCCCGCCCACGCTCATGGCCCTGCTCGCCCAGGGCCCGTGGACGGCGGTCGCGGTGGTCGCGCTCTGCGTCGCGGTCGCCATGATCCTGCAGGGGCTCGTGCAGCCCCGCGTCACCGGGCACGCCGTGGGCCTCTCCGCGAGCGTCTCGTTCCTCTCGGTGCTGTTCTGGTCCTGGGTGCTCGGCGCCGCCGGCGCCCTGCTGTCGGTGCCGATGACGCTGCTGGTCAAGGAGCTGTTCGTCGACTCCGACCCGCAGGCGCGCTGGCTGAACGCATTCCTCGCCGACTCGCCGAGGGCGGCGGAGGAGTCGCCGGCGGACCGGCTCGCGGCGAGCGGGGCCGACGGGGCGGAGCAGGGCGCGACGACCGGCGGGGCAGAGCGGGACGAGACGACCGACGGGGCGGGACGCGACGAGAGGACCGACGCGGACTGA